The nucleotide window CTGCCCAGCGGAAGATCGTTCGCGCCGGCCTCGATGATCACCAGGTCGGCACCGGCGGCAAGATCATCATGGCTGGTGCCGCTCTGCGCATCGGCCAGCACCTGCTGGCTGGTCCAGCCGTCGACCGCGTCGTTGTGCAAGATCACCTCCCGCCCGGTCGCCTGCTGCAACCTGGCCGCGGTCAGCTCGCTGAATCCCTGGCAACCACACAGGTCCGCTGCCGGTACGGAGTCGCCGAGGACGACCACGGTGAGCGGTCCGGCACTGGTCTGCGCGGTGGGCGCGATCGCCTTGCCGGCGGACACGGCGAGCAGGCATAGCACCGCCACCGCGACCGCGATCACGGCCAGGACGACGACACGCATCCGATCAGCCAACGCAGCTCCGATCTGCGGTTGGACTCGCCACGACAGTCGTCAGCCGCGGAAGGCCGGCAGAGTTTTCGCCAACCACAGCAGGGATCCCGCGGTGTACGGCTCGAAGATCGTGGTCCGGTGGCCGCCGGTCGGGACGATCACCGCGTGCACTGCCAGCGGTGCCTTCGCCTGCTCGATGAACTGATGCGTGGTCGGGTAGGCGAGATGATCTTGCTGGGAGGCGAACAGCCAGATCGCCACCGGCGGTGGCTGGTGCCCGGCCATCGCGACCAGATCGTACGGCTTGAGCTGGGCCCCGGTGAGCGGGACGTAGTCGCGGCCGAACAGGGGATGGAAGTAACCCTCGAACACGATCGCAGCGGAGAACAAGGACGGATGCCGCATGGTCAACTCGGCCGCGCACCAGCCGCCGAACGAGTAGCCGAGCGTGGCCCAGTCCTGCCGTTCGGTGCGGACATGGAGATGCCGGACGATCCAGGGCGGCAGTTCCTTCGACAGCCAGGTGTCGGTCTGCGGATCGCCGGGCGCGGGGCCGTTCACACACTCGGTGTCCAGCTGGCGTGGACTGTTGATCTGCGGGATCACGAAGATCGTCCGGGCGAACTGGTGCTGCTTGGTCAGGCTCTCAGCCGTCCGCAAGAAGTTGATCTTGGTGAAGGATGCCGGCACGCTGGGGAAGCCGTGCAGCCCGATGATCACCGGATAGCGCCGCGTCGATGCCGGATCGTAGCCGCGGGGCAGTTGCACCAGCACCTGCATCGTTGCATCGGACGCCACATCACGGACGTGATAGTCCTGCAGGCTGCGGCCGGGATCGGGCAGGGCGAAGTCACGATTTCCCTTGACCCACTTGAGATCCGTCCCGTGCACCGTACGCAGCGCTGCCGTTCCGGTGCCGCCGTGCTGGCTGCTGCTGTCCTTGGGACCGGTGCCGAACAGGTCCGACCAGCTGGAGTAGAAGACGTAGCTGTTGTTGAGCACCAGGAAGCCGACCATGATCACCAGGCTGTTCATCAGCAGCGCGGCGACGGCCCGGCTGACGCCGCGGGCGAGGCGGTGATGCCACCGCGGCAGTCCGAGGACGAGGCAGACGAACACCGCAGCGGCAAGGATCGCCAGCAGCCACGGCAGGGCCGGATCAGTGAGTTGCATCAAGATCACCTCGTTGGATCGACGGACATCCAGGCATTGGGTTCGGAAAACTGCTCAGGTGGTTCGGAAAACTGCTCAGGCGGCTCGGACAACTGGTCAGGCGGATCGGGCGGACCGGGAGAACGGGAAGGCAAGCACGGAACGGATCGGCCGGTTGGTCAGCAGCATCACCACTCGATCGACGCCCAGCCCCAGGCCACCGGTCGGCGGCATGCCGAGCTCCAACGACCTCAGGAAGTCCTCGTCCACCTCCATCGCCTCCGGGTCTCCGGCGACCGCGCGCAGCGACTGTTCGGTCAGCCGCTGCCGTTGGTCGATCGGATCGGTCAGTTCGGTGTAGGCGGTGCCGATCTCCATCCCGGCCGCGACCAGATCCCAGCGCTCCACCAGGCCCGGGTCGAGGCGATGCGGACGGGTCAGCGGTGAGGTCTCCTGCGGGAAGTCGATGTAGAAGGTCGGCTGGCTGGTGTTCGGCTCGACCAACTTGCTGTACAGCGCCTCCAGCACGGCGCCGTTGCCGGCATCTGCGGGAAGCTGGGCGATCTGGTGCCGCTCGGCCAGCGAACGCAGCAGGGCCGGATCGCTGTCCATGCCGACGACACGACCGAGCGCGGCCGACACCGCGTCGACCATCGGCACCACCGGCCACGGCCGGCCGATGTCGACCACCTCGGCCGGATCGCCGCAGCGGTTGCCGGCCGGCGGCAGCCACAGCACCGGCTTCTGATGCACCGCGACCGCGGCAGCGATGATCAACTCCCGGGCCAGCTCCATCATCGTCCGATAGTCACCGCCGGGCAGATAGGCCTCCAGCGAGGTGAACTCGGGATTGTGCGAGCCGTCGATGCCTTCGTTGCGGAAGTTGCGGCCGATCTCGAAGACCGGCCCGCTGCCGGCGACCAGCAACCGCTTCAGGTAGAGCTCGGGCGCGATCCGCAGCGACAGCTCCCGGCCGGACCCGTTCAGCCGGGTACGGAACGGGCGAGCCTGGGCTCCGCCGTGCACGGTCTGCAGGATCGGTGTCTCCACCTCGAGGAAGTCGCGCCGTTGCAGCAGGTCCCGGATCGCGCCGACCGCGGCCGCGCGCTGCCGGATCGCGATCAGGTCGTCCGGATGGGTGATCAGATCCGCGGCCCGATTGGCGCTGCGGCTCCGTGGGTCGTCGACATGACTCCAGGGCAACGGATGCAGCGACTTGGCCTGCAGCCGCCAGTGCCGGACGAGCAGGCTCCCGGTTCCGTTGCGGGTGTGACCGAGCAACCCCGTACACGCCAGCAGGTCGCCGGACTGGATGGTGCCGAGCCGGTCGAAGTCGGCGGTCCGGCCACGCTCCGCGGTCAGCTGCAGGCTGTAGCCGCCCTCGATCAGGTCGATGAAGATCACGCCGCCGTGGTCGCGGATCGCGCGGACCCGCCCGGACACCGACAGCGCCCGGCCGGGCTGAGCACCGGTCTCGTACAGCTCTCGCAGCGACGTTGCGGCGGTGCCCGCGGGCTCGGCGGCAGGGTAGGGATCCACGCCTTGGCTGCGGAGCTCGGCCAGCCGGTCGAGCCGGCGCACGGTCTGCCGGTCCGATCGCTGCGGGGCCGAGGGGACAGGGGGCGCGGTGATCGCCAGCAGCCGATCCAGCTGGCCGGCCGGGAAACGCGACGGCGGTCGGTCCCGTAGCTGCGGCCAGGGCAGAAAACCCTCGGCGGCAGCAGCGGCCAACAGCACCCGGGGCAGCACCAGCAGGTCGCCGTAGCAGAGGAATCGCGGCACCCAGCTGGGACGGTACTTCTCGTTGGCGCGATAGAGCCGTTCCAGCTGCCAGAAGCGATCGAGGACGCCGAGCACGCCGGCGTTCAGCTTGGTCAGGGTCCGGCCGCCGATCCGTTCGGCCTCGGCGTAGACGCCGCGGAACAGGCAGAAATTCAGCGACACCCGGGCGATGCCGAGCCGGTCCGCACGCGCCATCAGCTCGGTGATCATCAGCTCGGTGACGCCGGCCGGAGCGTCGGGGCCGCGGCGCATCAGGTCCAGCGACGCGTCCCGCCAACCCCACGGCACGAACCGCAGGATCGCGACCAGGCGGCCGTCGGTGTACGCGGTGACGACCAGATTGCGGTGGTCGGCCGGATCGGCGTCCCGGTTCAGCGCCATCGTGAAGCCGCGCTCGTTGACCCCGTTCAGCCAGCCGGCCGACGCGTTGGCGAGTTGCTCCAGCTCGCTGCCGTCGAGCTCGCTCTGGCGGCGGATCTGGACGCTCACCCCGGCGGCCCGGGCGTGTCCGGCAGCACGTCGTACGGCGGTCATCGCCGGCCGTCGCCGGGTGAATCGGGCCACGTCGAGAATCGCCTCGTCGCCCATCAGCAGCACCCGCAGACCCGCAGCGGAGTAGGCGCGCGCACCGGTCTCGCCGGCCGACAACACCGCGGGCTGCCAGCCGTAGCGGCGGGCCTCGGCCAGCCACGCCGCGATCGCGGCCGGCCAGCTGTCCCGCGCCCCGATCGGGTCGGCGGCGGCGAGCGAGACCCCGGCGATCACCCGATAGGTGACCGCGGCGCGACCGTCGGGCGAGAAGACCGCTGACCGGTCACGACGGGTGCCGAAGTAGCCGAGCGAATCCTCCGCGCCGTCCGCTGCGAGCAGCTCCCGCAGGGCGATCTCACGGTCCGGCGACCAGCGATTCCGCGGCCGGGCGGAGATCAGGAACAGCGAACTGGCCACCAGCAGGGTGACGCCGGCCAGGAAGGCGGTCAGATCGATCACCCACGGGTCCACACCGGTCACGCGGATGCTGCGGTGGGAGGCGCCGCTCAGCACCGCGGTGACGGTGTCGACCACGCCGTCGAGGCGTTGCCGGTTGGTGCTCTGCACTCCCAGCAGCAGCCACATCACGCCGCCGGTGACGGCGGTGCCGATCACCGCGGCCGCGATCGCAAGCCGCCACGATCCCGGCAGCAGCCGCCCGGTGAACTGCCCGCGGATCCGCCACAGCAACACCAACATGGCGACCGTGACGCCGGTCGCCAGGATGTCGGCCGTGCGACCGATCGGACCTTGGGTTCGCCAGAGCGCGAGCGCCGGCGACAGCCGCACCGGCAGCAGTGTCGCCACGCCGACCCAGATCGCGGCGAGTTGGAACAGTCCGACCAGCCAGAGGCCAACGCGTTTGCGGCCGATCAGGGCCCGGGTGACCAGATAGAGCGCGACCACCGACAGGAAGCTGCCGTCGACCGGGATGTTCAGGATGCCGAAGCCGAGGCGCCAGAACCAGGCGCCGCCGTGGCGGCCGAAGAGCATCAGTCCGACGGCGGCCAGCGTCGCCACCGCGTACGCCGTGGTCAGCGTGCGCGCGATCCGTTGCGGCCAGACGTCGCCGGCCCCCCTCCTGACCATGCCGACAGTCTTTTGCGGTCACCTGGCAAAAGCCTGACAAACGGCTGATCGGCCTTCAGCAGACAGCCGGCTCACTGGTCACGCTCAGGAACCTCGCCCGGGCCGTCTCAGGATCACTCCGCGCCGGGCCGGCCCCGTCAGTCGCCGAGGTAGGCGACGGCCTCCAGCTCGACGCGGACGTCCGGGTTGCCGAAACCACTGACCACCGTGGTCCTGGCCGGCGGCACGTCGCCGAACCTGGCCGCGTACAGCTCGTTGAAGCGGGCGAACGAGGCGCCGTTGGACAGGTAGGCGTTGATCTTGACGATCTTGTCGGTGCTGCCGCCGGCGGCCTCGACCACGGCGAAGACGTTGTCGATCGCGCCGTTCACCTCGGCCTCGAAGTCACCGATGATCACCGAGCCGTCGTCATCGGTGGCCACCTGACCGGAGACGAACAGGAAGTCCCCGGCCTTGATGCCTGGCGTGAGCGGAATT belongs to Microlunatus elymi and includes:
- a CDS encoding alpha/beta hydrolase, with the protein product MQLTDPALPWLLAILAAAVFVCLVLGLPRWHHRLARGVSRAVAALLMNSLVIMVGFLVLNNSYVFYSSWSDLFGTGPKDSSSQHGGTGTAALRTVHGTDLKWVKGNRDFALPDPGRSLQDYHVRDVASDATMQVLVQLPRGYDPASTRRYPVIIGLHGFPSVPASFTKINFLRTAESLTKQHQFARTIFVIPQINSPRQLDTECVNGPAPGDPQTDTWLSKELPPWIVRHLHVRTERQDWATLGYSFGGWCAAELTMRHPSLFSAAIVFEGYFHPLFGRDYVPLTGAQLKPYDLVAMAGHQPPPVAIWLFASQQDHLAYPTTHQFIEQAKAPLAVHAVIVPTGGHRTTIFEPYTAGSLLWLAKTLPAFRG
- the lysX gene encoding bifunctional lysylphosphatidylglycerol synthetase/lysine--tRNA ligase LysX, which encodes MVRRGAGDVWPQRIARTLTTAYAVATLAAVGLMLFGRHGGAWFWRLGFGILNIPVDGSFLSVVALYLVTRALIGRKRVGLWLVGLFQLAAIWVGVATLLPVRLSPALALWRTQGPIGRTADILATGVTVAMLVLLWRIRGQFTGRLLPGSWRLAIAAAVIGTAVTGGVMWLLLGVQSTNRQRLDGVVDTVTAVLSGASHRSIRVTGVDPWVIDLTAFLAGVTLLVASSLFLISARPRNRWSPDREIALRELLAADGAEDSLGYFGTRRDRSAVFSPDGRAAVTYRVIAGVSLAAADPIGARDSWPAAIAAWLAEARRYGWQPAVLSAGETGARAYSAAGLRVLLMGDEAILDVARFTRRRPAMTAVRRAAGHARAAGVSVQIRRQSELDGSELEQLANASAGWLNGVNERGFTMALNRDADPADHRNLVVTAYTDGRLVAILRFVPWGWRDASLDLMRRGPDAPAGVTELMITELMARADRLGIARVSLNFCLFRGVYAEAERIGGRTLTKLNAGVLGVLDRFWQLERLYRANEKYRPSWVPRFLCYGDLLVLPRVLLAAAAAEGFLPWPQLRDRPPSRFPAGQLDRLLAITAPPVPSAPQRSDRQTVRRLDRLAELRSQGVDPYPAAEPAGTAATSLRELYETGAQPGRALSVSGRVRAIRDHGGVIFIDLIEGGYSLQLTAERGRTADFDRLGTIQSGDLLACTGLLGHTRNGTGSLLVRHWRLQAKSLHPLPWSHVDDPRSRSANRAADLITHPDDLIAIRQRAAAVGAIRDLLQRRDFLEVETPILQTVHGGAQARPFRTRLNGSGRELSLRIAPELYLKRLLVAGSGPVFEIGRNFRNEGIDGSHNPEFTSLEAYLPGGDYRTMMELARELIIAAAVAVHQKPVLWLPPAGNRCGDPAEVVDIGRPWPVVPMVDAVSAALGRVVGMDSDPALLRSLAERHQIAQLPADAGNGAVLEALYSKLVEPNTSQPTFYIDFPQETSPLTRPHRLDPGLVERWDLVAAGMEIGTAYTELTDPIDQRQRLTEQSLRAVAGDPEAMEVDEDFLRSLELGMPPTGGLGLGVDRVVMLLTNRPIRSVLAFPFSRSARSA
- a CDS encoding RidA family protein, encoding MIEPIHPSGTNNSGKGVPGIPLTPGIKAGDFLFVSGQVATDDDGSVIIGDFEAEVNGAIDNVFAVVEAAGGSTDKIVKINAYLSNGASFARFNELYAARFGDVPPARTTVVSGFGNPDVRVELEAVAYLGD